From a single Nicotiana tomentosiformis chromosome 2, ASM39032v3, whole genome shotgun sequence genomic region:
- the LOC104095559 gene encoding tryptophan aminotransferase-related protein 3-like — MAKIQRCNYVMYLLVLILLIMNIFFFMKELESKSKCREQEKKKLSWSQRAAEEAEAVASISCSGHGKAYLDSLIVDGIPTCECYTCCTGPDCSLLIPNCSANAFGWDPLFYEPFWMENAESSAVVIAGWHRMAYSFPDPTSHLSQELEKTIRKLHSNAKNAITDGRYIAIGVGASRLLNAVVHSLSMENYSSSPYPAKFFAKPPHYPFYKLQTDYLQTRHYEFIGDPSLLNNSDIGGDVFEFVTSPSNPEGNLEGPVLKGGPNVKYIFDRVYYWPQFTAIPAPADDDLMIFSLSKLTGHAGTRLGWAVVKDVNVYNRMKEYIHQADMEISKDTLLRALTILRVVNEGDGKKFFNFAHEILRDRWEKISHIFSFSKRFSIQHIPTQYCTFLDRAREPSPAFAWVKCKREEDKNCTHVFFEEAKIRGHPGSGFFADNTYVRLGLVTRQHDFDMLISRLEQFISQDDDNGYCISPSINNQ, encoded by the exons ATGGCAAAGATTCAGAGGTGTAACTATGTCATGTATCTCTTGGTTTTAATACTATTAATCATGAATATATTCTTTTTTATGAAAGAGTTGGAGTCAAAGAGCAAATGCAGAGAGCAGGAGAAGAAGAAGCTGAGTTGGAGCCAgagagcagcagaggaagcagaAGCAGTAGCCTCAATTTCATGCTCAGGCCATGGAAAAGCCTATCTTGATAGCCTTATCGTAGATGGAATTCCTACTTGTGAATGCTATACTTGTTGTACTGGACCTGATTGCTCTTTACTTATTCCCAACTGTTCTGCTAATGCTTTCGG TTGGGATCCTCTATTCTATGAGCCATTCTGGATGGAAAATGCAGAAAGCAGTGCAGTAGTGATAGCAGGTTGGCATAGAATGGCCTATTCCTTTCCTGATCCAACCTCTCACCTTTCCCAGGAGCTTGAGAAAACCATTAGGAAGTTACATTCAAATGCCAAGAACGCTATTACAGATGGAAGATACATCGCTATTGGTGTAGGCGCTAGTCGCCTACTCAATGCTGTAGTTCATTCTCTTTCTATGGAGAATTATTCTTCCTCTCCTTACCCTGCAAAATTTTTCGCGAAACCTCCTCATTATCCG TTCTATAAGCTTCAAACGGACTACTTGCAAACGCGACATTATGAATTTATAGGAGATCCATCATTGTTGAACAACTCTGATATTGGTGGAGATGTGTTTGAGTTTGTGACTTCACCTAGCAATCCCGAAGGGAATTTAGAAGGTCCAGTTCTGAAAGGCGGCCCAAATGTGAAGTACATTTTTGATAGGGTCTATTATTGGCCTCAGTTCACAGCAATTCCAGCTCCTGCTGATGATGATCTCATGATTTTCTCCTTGTCTAAGCTAACTGGTCATGCTGGAACCAGACTCGG GTGGGCTGTTGTGAAGGACGTGAATGTGTATAATCGAATGAAGGAATATATTCATCAGGCTGATATGGAGATATCTAAAGATACACTATTGAGAGCTTTAACTATTCTGAGAGTTGTTAATGAAGGAGATGGCAAGAAATTCTTCAATTTTGCGCATGAAATCTTGAGAGATCGCTGGGAAAAAATTAGTCACATCTTCTCCTTTTCTAAACGTTTCAGCATTCAACATATTCCAACTCAGTATTGCACATTTCTTGACAGAGCAAGAGAACCATCTCCAG CATTTGCATGGGTAAAGTGCAAGAGGGAAGAAGATAAAAACTGCACACACGTCTTCTTTGAAGAAGCAAAAATCAGAGGTCATCCGGGCAGCGGATTCTTTGCAGATAATACTTATGTTCGGCTCGGTCTGGTAACGCGTCAACATGATTTTGATATGCTCATTTCTCGATTGGAACAATTCATTTCTCAAGATGATGATAACG GTTATTGTATATCGCCATCAATCAACAACCAGTGA